The following are encoded in a window of Anopheles gambiae chromosome X, idAnoGambNW_F1_1, whole genome shotgun sequence genomic DNA:
- the LOC1271895 gene encoding transient receptor potential channel pyrexia: MENFGYKEGSSKPTRRLTAKSMKRRNSQIPIKPRFSISPELNVHWMNDQEAMVTEDFEYMKIGPSPPAESAPIIFDSYEESSPEFGIELSSDSIRTALIEQLRLASGRAHLLDSIEQGNMVASNVGEFFGGASKTEKNICFLWAAFAKRWDLLDALMEHGSELAYHDTNGFTALHLSAFSGCLNCASVLVAKGIDVNLQPKAYTPLQCAAFGNAAHTALLLLSKGARLDLCTRRPGGEETLLHCAVRANALDCVRLFIAEGMDVNSIKPSGMNAIHLAADLGHVECLRVLLAAPGADPNIRIGIREKESTALHLAADEGNAACVALLLEQGAEARLKNHRGFTPLHLASRTSSLECVDLLLRAGSADPNEEDFDMRTPLHTAIGRSESAFHIIETLICWGADVNKKDVFGFTPLHLAALDGLAHCVEILLFYDADVTAKTKKGTTALNVITRKTPGSLAMITQKFDDAMTLIHSQNPSEKEVELELDFRTILQHCYPREISYLNTLVDEGQKEMLQHPLCSAFIYIKWGKIRKYYIARLLFCFIFILFLTLYVLTALAHNCYNGSKDMEETIQEQELCQKQSILGNMLRRNPFVMEMQWLVLVAITFVEICRKLYGITGYSSIRRYVTQMENITEWFIIVSVFVISYIYTKRTYTWQNHIGAFAVLLGWTHLMVMIGQLPVFGAYVAMYTKVQVEFAKLFIAYSCMLVGFTISFCVIFPSSSSFENPFMGFITVLVMMVGELDLELLINDPDGKDPPFMLELSAQITFVLFLLFVTVILMNLLVGIAVDDIQALKKTATLSKLVGQTKLISYIESALFNGWLPNWLRSLLHYTALVSPRAYRVILSVKPLNPEEKRLPRNIMMAAYEIAKEKEQQLAAVGEPTAVPPGATGGEPGAAQSLPGSGAESPVSPNAPDGGVGGGGGGGEGARATDTLDALATKIDQSAERMSDVTRELQELRAVLKQNQQLIDEIARQVCGRE, encoded by the exons ATGGAGAACTTCGGCTACAAGGAGGGCTCGTCGAAGCCGACGCGGCGCCTCACGGCCAAATCGATGAAGCGCCGCAACTCGCAGATCCCGATCAAGCCCAG ATTCTCCATCTCGCCCGAGCTGAACGTGCACTGGATGAACGACCAGGAGGCGATGGTGACGGAGGACTTTGAGTACATGAAGATTGGGCCGTCGCCGCCGGCCGAAAGTGCGCCCATCATCTTCGACAGCTACGAGGAGTCGAGCCCGGAGTTCGGCATCGAGCTGTCGAGCGACTCGATCCGGACGGCGCTGATCGAGCAGCTGCGGCTGGCGTCGGGCCGGGCCCACCTGCTCGACAGCATCGAGCAGGGCAACATGGTGGCGTCGAACGTGGGCGAGTTCTTCGGGGGCGCGAGCAAGACGGAGAAGAACATCTGCTTCCTGTGGGCCGCCTTCGCCAAGCGGTGGGACCTGCTGGACGCGCTGATGGAGCACGGCTCCGAGCTGGCGTACCACGACACGAACGGCTTCACCGCGCTGCACCTGAGCGCGTTCAGCGGCTGCCTCAACTGTGCGAGCGTGCTGGTCGCGAAGGGCATCGACGTGAACCTGCAGCCGAAAGCGTACACGCCGCTGCAGTGCGCTGCGTTCGGCAATGCGGCGCACAcggccctgctgctgctgagcaaGGGCGCCCGGCTCGACCTGTGCACGCGGCGCCCGGGCGGCGAGGAGACGCTGCTCCACTGTGCGGTGCGCGCGAACGCGCTCGACTGCGTGCGGCTGTTCATCGCGGAGGGCATGGACGTGAACTCGATCAAGCCGAGCGGCATGAACGCGATCCACCTGGCGGCGGACCTCGGGCACGTAGAGTGTCTGCGGGTGCTGCTGGCGGCGCCCGGCGCCGACCCGAACATCCGCATCGGCATACGGGAGAAGGAGTCGACCGCGCTGCACCTGGCGGCGGACGAGGGCAACGCGGCCTGCGTCGCgctgctgctcgagcaggGTGCGGAGGCGCGGCTGAAGAACCACCGCGGCTTCACGCCGCTGCACCTGGCGTCGCGCACCTCCAGCCTGGAGTGCGTGGATCTGCTGCTGCGCGCCGGCAGTGCCGACCCGAACGAGGAAGACTTTGACATGCGCACGCCGCTCCACACCGCGATCGGGCGGTCCGAGTCGGCGTTCCACATCATCGAGACGCTCATCTGCTGGGGCGCGGACGTGAACAAGAAGGACGTGTTCGGGTTCACGCCGCTCCATCTGGCCGCGCTCGACGGGCTGGCGCACTGCGTCGAGATACTGCTGTTCTACGACGCGGACGTGACGGCCAAGACGAAGAAGGGCACGACCGCGCTGAACGTGATCACGCGCAAAACGCCCGGCTCGCTCGCGATGATTACGCAGAAGTTCGACGACGCGATGACGCTCATCCACTCGCAGAACCCGTCGGAGAAGGAGGTGGAGCTGGAGCTGGACTTTCGCACGATCCTGCAGCACTGCTATCCGCGCGAGATCAGCTACCTGAACACGCTGGTGGACGAGGGGCAGAAGGAGATGCTGCAGCATCCGCTCTGCTCCGCGTTCATCTACATCAAGTGGGGCAAGATCCGGAAGTACTACATCGCCCGGCTGCTGTTCTGCTTCATCTTCATCCTCTTTCTCACGCTGTACGTGCTGACGGCGCTCGCGCACAACTGCTACAACGGCAGCAAGGACATGGAGGAGACGATCCAGGAGCAGGAGCTGTGCCAGAAGCAGTCGATCCTCGGGAACATGCTGCGCCGCAACCCGTTCGTGATGGAGATGCAGTGGCTGGTGCTGGTCGCGATCACGTTCGTCGAGATCTGCCGGAAGCTGTACGGCATCACCGGCTACTCGTCGATCCGCCGGTACGTCACGCAGATGGAAAACATCACCGAGTGGTTCATCATCGTGAGCGTGTTCGTCATCTCGTACATCTACACGAAGCGCACGTACACGTGGCAGAACCACATCGGCGCGTTTGCGGTGCTGCTCGGCTGGACGCACCTGATGGTGATGATCGGGCAGCTGCCGGTGTTCGGCGCGTACGTCGCGATGTACACGAAGGTGCAGGTGGAGTTCGCGAAGCTGTTCATCGCGTACTCGTGCATGCTGGTCGGGTTCACGATCAGCTTCTGCGTCATCttcccgtcgtcgtcgtcgttcgagAACCCGTTCATGGGCTTCATCACCgtgctggtgatgatggtgggcgAGCTCGACCTCGAGCTGCTGATCAACGATCCGGACGGCAAGGACCCGCCGTTCATGCTCGAGCTGAGCGCGCAGATCACGTTCGTGCTGTTTCTGCTGTTCGTGACGGTGATACTGATGAACCTGCTGGTCGGGATCGCGGTCGACGACATTCAGGCGCTGAAGAAGACGGCCACCCTGTCGAAGCTGGTCGGCCAGACCAAGCTGATCTCGTACATCGAGTCGGCCCTGTTCAACGGCTGGCTGCCGAACTGGCTGCGCAGCCTGCTGCACTACACGGCGCTCGTGTCGCCGCGCGCCTACCGCGTCATACTGAGCGTGAAGCCGCTCAACCCGGAGGAGAAGCGGCTGCCCCGCAACATCATGATGGCGGCGTACGAGATCGCGAAGGAGAAGGAGCAGCAGCTGGCGGCGGTCGGGGAGCCCACGGCGGTGCCACCGGGGGCCACCGGGGGCGAACCGGGGGCGGCACAGTCCCTCCCCGGCAGTGGCGCCGAGTCGCCCGTCTCACCCAACGCACCGGACggcggtgttggtggtggtggtggtggtggtgaggggGCGCGTGCCACCGACACGCTGGACGCGCTCGCCACCAAGATCGACCAGAGCGCGGAGCGGATGAGCGATGTGACGCGCGAGCTGCAGGAGCTGCGGGCGGTGCTGAAGCAGAACCAGCAGCTGATCGACGAGATTGCGCGGCAAGTGTGCGGCAGGGAGTAG